A stretch of the Pseudalkalibacillus hwajinpoensis genome encodes the following:
- a CDS encoding SGNH/GDSL hydrolase family protein yields MNRFMKLILISLMLLVFVGAGALTYVYFKDDPELTDSLPVSDEIKETFHDEEPIPQKVPDNVRIVGLGDSLTKGVGDQEKKGYIGYVSDYYFENEQNAKVTLDNYAITGSETEDLIKRLEENEVQNGVKKADYIFLTIGGNDLFGVVKNHFMNLDQQYFSLQEKIYLENLTTILDKLRSLNGDAPIYFTGLFNPFSKAFGDIPEMNEIVDDWNDGSQLTVSNYPEVTFVPVADLFLESDENLLYEDAFHPNEDGYHLMGDRIVSYLEENNVAFNQ; encoded by the coding sequence ATGAATCGATTTATGAAGCTAATCCTCATCTCGTTAATGCTCCTAGTATTTGTGGGAGCGGGCGCCTTAACCTATGTCTATTTTAAGGATGATCCAGAGCTAACGGACTCACTCCCTGTGAGTGATGAAATAAAGGAAACCTTTCATGATGAAGAACCCATTCCTCAGAAAGTACCAGATAATGTGCGGATTGTTGGTCTTGGTGATTCCTTAACAAAAGGCGTCGGTGACCAAGAAAAAAAGGGATATATCGGTTACGTAAGTGATTATTATTTTGAAAATGAACAGAATGCAAAGGTTACACTAGATAACTATGCGATAACTGGTAGTGAAACGGAAGATCTCATAAAAAGGTTAGAAGAGAATGAAGTCCAAAACGGTGTCAAAAAAGCGGATTATATCTTCTTAACGATCGGTGGAAATGATTTGTTTGGTGTTGTTAAAAATCATTTCATGAATCTTGATCAACAATATTTTTCTCTTCAAGAAAAGATTTATTTAGAAAATTTGACGACGATATTAGATAAGCTTAGAAGTTTAAATGGTGATGCACCAATTTATTTTACAGGTTTATTCAATCCGTTCTCAAAAGCTTTTGGGGATATTCCAGAAATGAATGAAATTGTAGACGATTGGAATGATGGTAGCCAATTAACTGTTTCAAATTATCCTGAAGTTACATTTGTTCCAGTTGCCGATCTCTTCCTTGAGAGTGATGAGAACCTTCTATATGAAGATGCCTTTCATCCAAATGAAGATGGGTATCATTTAATGGGGGATCGGATTGTCTCTTATTTAGAAGAAAACAATGTGGCATTTAATCAATAA